In the genome of Drosophila kikkawai strain 14028-0561.14 chromosome 2R, DkikHiC1v2, whole genome shotgun sequence, the window TATATGCAAATTCCCATTCCCAAAATCATAGATTCCTctgaaaacataaaaagtttGACCTCTGACAGAGTGGCGACCCCGAAACAGGTTTTTATATGCGATACATTGAATAATTTCACGCCACGCGGtagccaaaaataatatgttatCTTAATTCGCAAATTCCATTTAGCTTGGTAGAATAAACAATCAGCTAGAAAATAATATGCGCCAGGTCAGGAAtgtttaaaatacaaaatacagaataaaaatgtataaataaatatatattttttcatatttatcaAGGCTTTAAAATGAGataagtttataattttaagtagTGTGAATTAACATGCAAACCTTTAGGTTTATGTGTtgtgtttaataatttattagaCTTGTATCATTTTAttgctatattttatattaattattagtgTAGTAAACAATGCAAGTTATATCCGAACTGGAGTTACCCGTATTGAGACAGATCTCTCTCAAGGAAGAACCACTGGTTGAGACACTGCTCTCCTCGGCTTCGGTGATATTGGCAGTAATGACGTCATAGATAAACACACCAGTCAGGGCTTTTCCCAAACCCAAAGCAAAGCCGGTGAGGCCAGCGAATCCACTAGAGACCGATCGACCTGCGGGCAAGGAGTTCTCTAAATGCCGAATCTCTATGGCATTCAGCGGACGCAATCTTAGCCGCCTGGCTGTGGGGCAAAGAAAATTCATTAGTTGATGAAAAAAAGGGTTTTTCTGCCAGTCCCACCTAAGGGGTTTCCATTGCAGTTCAGCAATACAATCAGGCCCACCAAGAGCAGCTGCCTCATCCACTTGTGGCTGTCGCCCATCTCGCTCAGACTTGGCGCGACCTCCTCACATCCACATTGATTTATATGCCCCGGCCAGGTCTTTAGAACCCATTTGCATAAACACTAATCACTAGTCACTGACACAAGGCCCAGGCAATCAGTCACTCCGCATGTGTCTAAGTCTCGGAGCCGCCAAAAGCAGGcagatttctttattttttgctaaTCAAGCACTTTCACTTTGCCAGATATGAATATGGAAACATTATGGCAAACGAGCAGCGAAGAAGGCGAAAGCAATCTCATCGGGGGTCGTCGGAATTTGCATTTGCCGTAGATATATTCTTTCCCTTGGCCAGCTGACCTGCCCATCGAGCCGTGTCACAAAGTGGAAACCAAACCCAGAAACTGGTCTTATGTAATGTGAGCCAGTCGTTGACAGGGCCCAGCACATTTCTCCTCGTTAGTGTTCTAGattcttattttaaatcttttccAGATACCCTAGGGAGGGTTATCATACCCTCCTTTGTATtagatattaatattataattgattaaagtttctaataatatttttatataaaatttgaaataaagaaCAAAGGAAATAAAGATAGAAGCCTcacaaaatgtatataaataattaatgatttaaatttgttattttcagCCTTTCTaagtaaatgtttaattttccaatacaaaataaaatctcgCATTTATTCTCAAATCCCGTTGAAAGGGTATTCCCAAAGACATTTCCCAAATCAAAGCCTCGAATTCGAACTCTCCTTCTGGCTTGTACTCCTTGTGTTGACTATAAATTCAGATTTTGTGGCTCGGCGGAAGTATTAAGCTGATTTTATGGCTTACAACTGCATACTTAAATCTGTTTCCAGGCCGGGaacaggagctggagctggagctgggggAAGGAGCAAAGTGTTGTCTATCCCATTTGGCAAGCGTTACGCAGGCGGTCCCCGGGTGCACTTTTATTTGCCACGTACAAGTTGTGAATGGCCGGGCAAAGTGGCGCATAAAAAGTTTTAGTTGCTGCTTTGTCAGACATTTGCCTTTTAAAATGGCTTAAAGCTGACATCTGCCAATTGGCGGGGAAGTTTCTAGACCCCAGTTGGGGGATTCAACCAAAGATATTTAGAATAGAACTCCGCAGAGGATATATTTGGCGGACACACAAAGTGTCAAGGGGAGAGAGCAGCTGTGCAGCAACAAGTGACAAATGCAAGGGCAGGCGATGAATGCCGAGCTGTCTGCGCACGCGAACAATGCCACATCGGCAGCATCATTAGCATCATTATATAGCGCCTGCACCCAGCCATCACCTCCAAGACCACTTCCAAAACACCCAGCATCCAGCATTCTTCTCCTCGGCACGCCTGCTTATTTCTGATTTACGCCCTAGCAGCGGGCGTTGCGCATAACATCATTTGCAGCTCATTAATCAGTTCTGACACACGTCGAGCCTCAACATCCAGCACCCAACAGCCGACAACCAACAACCAAGAGCCAGCAACCGGCAACCAACAACCGACAACCGACATGTGGCAGCAAAGTTGCCGTTTCCCGGGGAACGTGCAACATAATCGGCTTGCCTGCTGCCTCAAAGGCAGCTTGCAGCCTTGTGGCTGGAGAGCCCAAAGTGCGTATAGGCTGGATCGGATCTTGCATATCTCCCAATATATTGTGTTTcacataattaaaatttatttggacTAAGCCCAGGTCTTGAATCTTGAAtctttttaatgaaaatattctaTTCGGGTTAAGGAATcactcagaaaaaaaaaaaaacagtttaatTAACTGcatttaacattaaaataaaattatctatAATTATTGTCGAACAAgaacttaatatattttataatataccGGTCATCAGAAAACCCTATTAGAGAATGATTAAAAGAAACGTGGAACCCATTGGAAATTGGTTACTACTTAACCGGATTCGAAAAGGGTTGATACTGAACACTCACCCAAGAAAACCGATTGGAATATGTTAGTTCTGGAGTCTCGCAAGGAAACCGAGAAGCCCTATTGAAAAAGGATTCGCAGTGCGAATTTCGCACTAAACGCAACCCCATTCCAACTTCCTTAATAACATAGTGTGGAGTTTTATTCCCCAGTGTATTCAGTCCCTCgtcttcatttaaattaagaagtCTTTGTCAAGGCCCCCTCTGCGGAAATCCCACAGATGATGTGAACTAATATACCCCTGATTTTGCCCAGGAGCAGCTCTCTTGCGGAATGCAGGGAACTTGTGCTGCTTGCAGGCTCTGGGCGCGAGGTGAGAAGCTGCAACACAATGAGCAGGCACCATAATTCCATCGTTTTTTTGCGGGTTTTATGTGGCACGGCTGAGTGGATTTTATGCTGTGCGGCAGCAGCCGGAGAGCACCGGCATCAAATGAACATGCAGCGCGGAAAGATGCCGGGCAGATAGGAAGAGAAGGAACAGAAGCATATTTCAGCGGCTGGGCGAGATAAAGCAGCCGCGATGATAACCCTTGactataaatatgtatatatatatatttataagtataTATCTGTAAGTATTACGTTCGCATAAACTTTATGCATAACACAATTTATAAAAGTGGCGGGAAGGAAAGGAGTGCAGTTACTTGGGGGCCATTTGCTCGTTAACATTAAACGCCTTTGTGCAGAGGAGCGTTATCACTGCTCCTTGATGGGCGGACATTCAAGATGTTGATGGGCCTTCGTCAGCGACGCTTAAGGACACCCGATATATCCAATCAATGCAGGCCCATTGGCTCGGTTATGACCAAATACGGTTATAAGTTGCATCAAACTTGATGGCTCCATTGCGACTCTGCCCTTTTATTTATGATGCGATTTATGGCTCAGCGAGTGGTGCCTCCCATACCCTTATGCCCTTCTTCCCCTTCCAAACCATTTCCACACGGGGGTCACCGCCTAATTGTGAGAACAGGAACATGCGTGGCCCGCTCGGGAACAGAACGCTAG includes:
- the LOC108076555 gene encoding uncharacterized protein, yielding MGDSHKWMRQLLLVGLIVLLNCNGNPLARRLRLRPLNAIEIRHLENSLPAGRSVSSGFAGLTGFALGLGKALTGVFIYDVITANITEAEESSVSTSGSSLREICLNTGNSSSDITCIVYYTNN